The following are from one region of the Hymenobacter sp. YIM 151858-1 genome:
- a CDS encoding ABC transporter ATP-binding protein, whose translation MELRIRNVSKSYGNGVQALQNVSLTIPAGMYGLLGPNGAGKSTLMRTLATLQQPDAGTIHLGDLDVLHQPEQVRQTLGYLPQEFGVYPKARAEELLDYFAILKGISNQSERRQVVEALLRQTNLWDVRRQKLGGFSSGMKQRFGVAVALLGKPRLLIVDEPTAGLDPAERVRFLNLLSELGENSVVILSTHIVEDVAELCTRMAIINQGRILLEAEPLHAVEQLQGRIWRRIVEKSVLARIEQEHSVISTKLLSGRTLVHVYSEAAPGAGFEPVAPDLEDVYFSTMAGHFGPHVAEPMQAVRS comes from the coding sequence ATGGAATTACGGATACGCAATGTCTCAAAGAGCTACGGCAACGGGGTGCAAGCCCTGCAAAACGTGTCGCTGACCATCCCGGCGGGCATGTACGGGCTGCTGGGCCCGAACGGGGCGGGCAAGAGCACGCTCATGCGCACGCTCGCCACCCTGCAGCAGCCCGATGCCGGCACCATCCACCTAGGCGACCTCGACGTGCTGCACCAGCCGGAGCAGGTGCGCCAGACCTTGGGCTACCTGCCGCAGGAGTTCGGCGTGTACCCCAAAGCCCGGGCCGAAGAGCTGCTCGATTATTTCGCAATCCTCAAGGGCATCAGCAACCAAAGCGAGCGGCGCCAGGTGGTGGAGGCGTTGCTGCGGCAAACCAACCTCTGGGACGTGCGCCGCCAAAAATTAGGCGGCTTTTCGAGCGGCATGAAGCAGCGCTTCGGCGTGGCCGTGGCCTTGCTGGGCAAGCCTAGGTTGCTGATCGTAGACGAGCCCACGGCCGGCCTCGACCCGGCCGAGCGCGTGCGCTTCCTGAACCTGCTCAGCGAGCTGGGCGAAAACAGCGTCGTCATCCTCTCCACCCACATCGTGGAGGACGTGGCCGAGCTCTGCACGCGCATGGCCATCATCAACCAGGGCCGCATTTTGCTCGAAGCCGAGCCGCTGCACGCCGTCGAGCAGCTGCAGGGCCGCATCTGGCGCCGCATAGTGGAGAAGAGCGTCCTGGCCCGGATCGAGCAGGAGCATAGCGTAATTTCCACCAAGCTGCTCAGCGGCCGCACGCTGGTGCACGTGTATAGCGAGGCGGCGCCCGGCGCGGGCTTCGAGCCCGTGGCGCCCGACCTGGAGGACGTGTACTTCAGCACCATGGCCGGGCATTTCGGTCCGCACGTTGCCGAACCGATGCAGGCCGTACGCTCATGA
- a CDS encoding ABC transporter permease/M1 family aminopeptidase, translating into MKFWAIYRFELVYQLRRPWPWLFVVVLLGLNFLMTRDGSVAEVLYSEFYLNSPFAVAKTTVFGSLVWLVMAAAIAGDAAARDVQTRMHPLLYTTPISKAQYLGGRFLAALVLNALILLAVQAGIVLGVYLPGVDAELIGPFRPAAFLGAYGLIALPNALAATAIQFGLAARTGRAMASYFGSFLIVFMGFFVASMLLFKRSLGSLLDPIGIRFVVEDMAHLWTPAEKNGRLLALEGTLLTNRLLWLGLAVVAGMLTYLSFRFAHRTESSWLSWFRKRSRSADTAGPARLGIAASTPVVVPQVRQHFGPATHVRQLLAVASDSFRVIVTSWAGLAMLIALPLLTVPVVLDQMSSNGVPLVPTTALVVKQLTASLADELSRWVVVPFLIVYFAGELVWRERDARVNEITDAMPSSEWASFLGKYLGLGGVLLVFMALLAGAGMLAQATQGYQNFEVALYLKTLFGLQLPEYLLFAMLALVVHVVVDQKYVGHLVAILAFVFITLASLFGIEHNLLIYGAGPGWSYTEMSGFGSSLGPWLWFKLYWAAWALLLAVAARLLWARGKENNLGLRLQIARRRFTRGTAVTAGIAAVLVLGLGGFIFYNTNVLNKYKTAAEGQTRSAEYERRFARYAHRPQPQRTAASLRVEIYPERQAADIRGTYRLVNRSAVAIDSVHVATAPGVETDVITFDRPATRVLADKELYQHIYALHQPLQPGDSLQLNFRVQVAPRGFRENGVDGSVVANGTYFSNTWLPTIGYQASRELVNAGERRAHGLAPRPVIASLYNTAARGTHGEGTAFEAVVGTAPDQVAVAPGALRRTWAEGGRRYFRYATDAPIGGEWGFFSAKYALHQEQWQNPDKPGQVVAIQLYHHPKHTAHLGRVLASAKASLDYYTKQFGPYRYKHLSIVERPGLGTGMHADASMISHGEGFTFWNPENTPGSHDHPYAIVAHEMAHQWTVPYAAVEGAPVMSESLAWYYGLKLVEHAKGPEHLQHLLGYMRQPYPYPVIRRGEPLLRGLDPYMSYRKGPFVLYALSEYLGEEPVNAALRRLLEKHRQADAPLATTLDLYRELRAVTPDSLRPLLHDLFEVNTFWELKTERATARQTPAGTWQVALEVRARKMVVDSAGTETEVPMNDVVEVGASAADNKPLYRHKHRLRTGRQTVTFTVPQQPLRAGIDPNHLLPDLKPEDNTADIKP; encoded by the coding sequence ATGAAGTTCTGGGCGATTTACCGCTTCGAGCTAGTATACCAGCTCCGCCGTCCATGGCCCTGGCTGTTTGTGGTGGTGCTGCTCGGACTCAATTTTCTGATGACGCGCGACGGCTCCGTAGCCGAGGTGCTATACTCCGAATTTTACCTGAACTCGCCGTTCGCCGTAGCCAAAACCACGGTGTTCGGCAGCCTGGTGTGGCTGGTAATGGCCGCCGCAATTGCCGGCGATGCGGCCGCGCGCGACGTGCAAACGCGCATGCACCCCTTGCTCTACACCACGCCCATCAGCAAGGCACAGTACCTAGGGGGCAGGTTTTTGGCCGCGCTGGTGCTCAACGCGCTTATTCTGCTGGCGGTGCAGGCCGGTATCGTGCTGGGCGTGTACCTGCCCGGCGTCGATGCGGAGCTGATCGGCCCGTTTCGGCCAGCGGCCTTTCTGGGTGCGTACGGCCTGATTGCTTTGCCCAACGCCTTGGCAGCTACTGCCATTCAGTTTGGGCTGGCTGCGCGTACGGGCCGCGCCATGGCCAGCTACTTCGGCAGCTTTCTGATTGTGTTCATGGGGTTTTTCGTGGCCTCCATGCTGCTGTTCAAGCGCAGCCTGGGCTCCCTGCTCGACCCCATCGGCATCCGCTTCGTGGTGGAGGACATGGCGCACCTCTGGACGCCGGCCGAGAAAAACGGGCGCCTGCTCGCGCTGGAGGGTACGCTCCTTACCAACCGCTTGCTTTGGCTAGGCCTTGCGGTAGTTGCTGGCATGCTTACCTACTTAAGCTTTCGGTTCGCGCACCGCACCGAAAGCAGCTGGCTGAGTTGGTTCCGAAAACGCTCCAGATCAGCCGACACAGCCGGGCCTGCCCGCCTAGGTATTGCCGCCAGCACGCCGGTAGTAGTACCGCAGGTGCGCCAGCATTTCGGTCCGGCTACGCACGTGCGCCAGCTTTTGGCCGTAGCCTCCGATTCGTTCCGGGTGATCGTGACGAGCTGGGCCGGGCTGGCCATGCTGATTGCGCTGCCGCTCCTCACGGTGCCCGTGGTGCTCGATCAGATGTCGTCGAACGGGGTGCCGCTGGTGCCTACTACAGCGTTGGTGGTTAAGCAACTAACTGCCTCGCTGGCCGATGAGCTGAGCCGCTGGGTTGTTGTGCCTTTCCTGATCGTGTACTTCGCCGGCGAGCTGGTGTGGCGCGAAAGGGATGCCCGCGTAAACGAAATCACCGACGCCATGCCAAGCTCCGAGTGGGCCTCCTTCCTTGGCAAATACCTAGGGCTTGGTGGTGTGCTGCTCGTGTTTATGGCTTTGCTGGCCGGGGCCGGCATGCTTGCCCAAGCCACCCAGGGCTACCAAAACTTTGAGGTAGCGCTGTACCTAAAAACCTTGTTCGGGCTGCAGCTGCCCGAGTACCTGCTTTTTGCTATGCTGGCCTTGGTGGTGCACGTGGTAGTCGATCAGAAATACGTTGGGCACCTGGTTGCCATCCTGGCTTTTGTATTCATCACGCTGGCCTCGCTGTTCGGCATCGAGCACAACCTGCTTATCTACGGGGCGGGGCCGGGGTGGTCGTATACCGAGATGAGCGGTTTCGGCAGCTCCCTAGGTCCGTGGCTGTGGTTTAAGCTGTACTGGGCTGCCTGGGCATTGCTGCTGGCCGTGGCGGCGCGGCTGCTGTGGGCGCGCGGCAAGGAAAACAACCTAGGGCTGCGGCTGCAGATAGCACGGCGTCGGTTTACGCGCGGTACGGCCGTAACGGCTGGCATTGCTGCGGTGCTGGTGCTGGGCCTAGGTGGGTTTATCTTCTACAACACCAACGTGCTGAACAAGTACAAAACCGCTGCCGAAGGCCAAACGCGCAGCGCCGAGTACGAGCGGCGCTTTGCCCGGTACGCCCACCGCCCGCAGCCGCAGCGCACCGCCGCCAGCTTGCGCGTGGAGATATATCCTGAGCGGCAAGCAGCCGATATTCGGGGTACCTACCGCCTTGTCAACCGCAGCGCCGTTGCCATCGATTCCGTTCACGTGGCCACGGCGCCGGGTGTCGAAACGGATGTAATTACGTTCGACCGGCCCGCCACCCGCGTGCTGGCCGATAAGGAGCTTTACCAGCATATCTACGCCCTGCACCAGCCGCTGCAGCCCGGCGATTCGCTGCAACTCAACTTCCGGGTGCAGGTGGCGCCGCGGGGCTTCCGCGAAAATGGCGTCGATGGTTCGGTAGTAGCCAATGGCACCTACTTCAGCAACACTTGGCTGCCAACCATTGGCTACCAGGCAAGCCGCGAACTCGTCAATGCCGGCGAGCGGCGGGCACACGGCCTGGCACCGCGCCCGGTAATTGCCTCGCTCTACAACACGGCCGCCCGCGGCACACACGGCGAAGGCACTGCCTTCGAGGCCGTAGTGGGTACCGCCCCCGACCAAGTAGCCGTGGCGCCGGGGGCGCTGCGCCGCACCTGGGCCGAAGGCGGGCGCCGCTACTTCCGCTACGCAACCGATGCACCAATCGGCGGCGAGTGGGGCTTCTTCTCGGCCAAGTACGCCTTGCATCAGGAGCAATGGCAGAACCCCGATAAGCCTGGGCAAGTGGTTGCCATTCAGCTCTACCACCACCCTAAGCACACGGCGCACCTAGGGCGCGTGCTGGCAAGTGCTAAGGCTTCGCTGGATTACTACACCAAGCAGTTCGGGCCGTACCGCTACAAGCACCTTAGCATTGTGGAGCGGCCAGGCCTGGGTACGGGCATGCACGCCGATGCCAGCATGATTTCGCACGGCGAAGGATTCACCTTCTGGAACCCCGAAAACACCCCCGGCAGCCACGACCACCCTTACGCCATTGTAGCCCACGAAATGGCCCACCAATGGACGGTGCCCTACGCCGCCGTGGAGGGTGCCCCGGTGATGTCGGAGAGCCTGGCCTGGTACTACGGCCTGAAGTTGGTGGAGCACGCCAAAGGCCCCGAGCACCTGCAACACCTGCTGGGCTACATGCGGCAGCCCTACCCGTACCCGGTTATCCGGCGCGGCGAACCGCTGTTGCGCGGCCTCGACCCGTACATGTCGTACCGCAAAGGGCCCTTTGTGCTCTATGCCCTGAGCGAGTACCTAGGGGAGGAGCCGGTTAATGCCGCGCTGCGCCGCCTGCTCGAAAAGCATCGGCAAGCCGATGCCCCGCTGGCCACCACGCTCGATTTGTACCGCGAGCTGCGCGCCGTTACGCCCGACTCGCTCCGGCCGCTGCTGCACGATTTGTTTGAGGTGAATACGTTTTGGGAGCTGAAAACCGAGCGCGCCACCGCCAGGCAAACCCCGGCAGGCACTTGGCAGGTAGCCCTCGAAGTACGCGCCCGCAAAATGGTGGTGGATAGCGCCGGCACCGAAACCGAAGTACCCATGAACGATGTGGTGGAGGTTGGTGCTTCCGCGGCCGACAACAAGCCGCTGTACCGGCACAAGCACCGCCTGCGCACGGGCCGGCAAACCGTCACGTTCACGGTACCTCAGCAGCCATTGCGCGCCGGTATCGACCCCAACCACTTGCTGCCCGACCTGAAGCCCGAAGACAATACCGCCGATATCAAGCCATGA
- a CDS encoding ABC transporter permease/M1 family aminopeptidase has translation MKFRSIFRYEFRYQLGHVSTWLFFAVLLLFPLLLTKLGTPSDGTYNNGPASIAFFTVFGNVVWLLMAGAISGDAAARDVQTRMHPLLYTTPVSKAKYLGGRFLAAFALNALLLLIVQVGLILGFYTPGWKSQLLGPFLPVAYLTAYAFLALPIAFVGTAVQFCLAQLNGRGMGSYVGSVLLFITSHFIVMIAAKAVGWWDLTKLLDLVGFASIVSGQIETWTTAEKNTRLIELAGLFGWNRMLWLGLAAGVLAFTYHGFRFGNPAVSRGWAPFKRRAKATSATPAAAPSLASRPVTLPQVSRTFGFATDVRQTLAVAWSSFGKVARSRIGLPVVALIALGSALVGSEFMEQNSIPIFPTTQQVVDFLTTPLGNVKTPWIVLPLLIMYFAGELVWREREAGLSEISDAAPVSEWALLVGKFLGLSLLIATWMLILLLGGMLLQLILGYDKFEVGLYLQALFGLQLPEYLLFAMLALVVHVVVNQKYLGHLVLLLVLGFMGFAAKLGVHHNLLVFGAAPDWWYTDIRGFGSSLGPWVWFKLYWAAWALLLAVAARLLWARGKENDLGARNQLARSRFTPATAATAAVAGGLVLGLGGFIFYNTNVLNKYKTAADVTEQRAEYERRYARYADVLQPQVAGAKLRVELYPERQEVTIQGTYRLVNRSTLALDTIHLAPALGAETSAVSFGRPAKQVLNDDEHGHRIYTLQQPLQPGDSLRLSFRVDGKPKGFTNNGSTALVEANGTYLMSQDVLPAIGYQPLRELREASARKQYGLSVRPEIPSLYDVAARQKSTRGDWMTFDAVVGTAAEQVAVAPGTLRRTWAEGGRRYFHFVTDAPTQNQAAFFSANYAVRNVQWHNPKLANSKPVAISLYYFPGHTANVERMLRSVRASLDYYTEQFGPYSYGHLTIIERAGTEGELNAEASTIDYGEQFALMNPDDSPRGFDLPYYVLAHEVAHQFGLGFASVEGAPFLAEGLAVYSGMQVLEKNYGYGHLRRYLSFLRQSYEVPRSRAMVPLLRANNAFMGYRKGPLALYALSKYIGKEQVNTALRELKRKHSSKQPPLPTTLDLYREIKAVTPDSLHYLLHDLFEANTYWELKTEQAAAVQTKTGNWQVTLDVQAHKVVIDSTGARHEQPMNDWVEIGVIAPRGKDEDYGKPLYLQKHRVRSGHQTIQVTVPSKPARAGIDPYLLLVDLDGDNNVEDVKTASSVMARQTGNK, from the coding sequence ATGAAGTTCCGGAGCATCTTTCGCTACGAGTTCCGCTACCAGCTGGGGCACGTAAGCACGTGGCTGTTTTTTGCGGTGCTGCTGCTGTTTCCGTTGCTGCTGACCAAGCTCGGCACTCCTTCCGATGGCACCTACAACAACGGTCCGGCATCCATTGCCTTTTTCACGGTATTCGGCAACGTGGTTTGGCTGCTGATGGCCGGGGCCATTAGCGGCGACGCTGCCGCGCGCGATGTGCAAACGCGCATGCACCCTTTGCTCTACACCACGCCCGTGAGCAAGGCCAAGTACCTGGGCGGGCGCTTTCTGGCGGCCTTCGCGCTCAATGCACTGCTGCTGCTGATTGTGCAAGTCGGGCTGATATTGGGTTTTTACACGCCCGGCTGGAAATCCCAGTTGCTCGGTCCGTTTCTGCCCGTAGCTTACCTCACGGCTTACGCCTTTCTGGCGCTGCCCATTGCCTTTGTGGGCACCGCCGTACAGTTCTGCCTGGCCCAGCTCAACGGGCGCGGCATGGGCAGCTACGTCGGCAGCGTGCTGCTGTTCATCACCTCGCATTTTATCGTGATGATTGCCGCCAAGGCCGTGGGCTGGTGGGATTTAACCAAGCTGCTCGACCTCGTAGGGTTTGCCAGCATTGTAAGCGGCCAGATTGAAACCTGGACGACCGCGGAAAAGAACACGCGGCTTATCGAGCTGGCGGGTTTGTTCGGCTGGAACCGCATGCTGTGGCTTGGACTTGCCGCCGGCGTACTTGCCTTCACCTACCACGGCTTCCGGTTTGGCAACCCTGCCGTTAGCCGCGGGTGGGCGCCCTTCAAACGCCGGGCAAAAGCAACAAGCGCAACGCCCGCGGCAGCCCCGTCGCTGGCTAGCCGCCCGGTTACGTTGCCGCAGGTTAGCCGCACGTTCGGTTTCGCTACCGATGTGCGCCAAACCCTGGCCGTAGCGTGGTCGTCGTTTGGCAAGGTGGCCCGCAGCCGCATTGGCCTGCCGGTGGTGGCGCTTATTGCCCTAGGTTCGGCACTGGTCGGGTCGGAGTTCATGGAGCAGAACAGCATTCCCATCTTCCCAACCACCCAGCAGGTCGTTGATTTCCTGACCACGCCGCTGGGCAATGTCAAAACGCCCTGGATTGTGCTGCCGCTGCTCATCATGTACTTCGCCGGCGAGCTGGTGTGGCGCGAGCGAGAGGCCGGCCTCAGCGAAATTTCCGACGCGGCCCCCGTATCGGAGTGGGCGTTGTTAGTGGGCAAATTTCTAGGCCTGAGCCTGCTGATTGCCACCTGGATGCTGATCCTGCTGCTGGGCGGCATGCTGCTGCAGCTCATCCTGGGGTACGATAAGTTCGAAGTAGGCTTGTACCTGCAGGCGCTGTTCGGGCTGCAGCTGCCCGAGTACCTGCTTTTTGCCATGCTGGCCTTGGTGGTGCACGTGGTAGTCAACCAAAAATACCTAGGGCACTTGGTGCTGTTGCTGGTGCTGGGCTTCATGGGCTTTGCCGCCAAGCTTGGGGTGCACCACAACCTGCTGGTTTTTGGCGCCGCGCCCGATTGGTGGTACACCGACATCCGAGGCTTCGGCAGCTCCCTAGGTCCGTGGGTGTGGTTTAAGCTGTACTGGGCGGCGTGGGCATTGCTGCTGGCCGTGGCGGCGCGGCTGCTGTGGGCACGCGGCAAGGAAAACGACTTAGGCGCCCGAAACCAACTGGCGCGTAGCCGCTTTACGCCCGCAACCGCCGCCACAGCCGCGGTGGCAGGCGGGCTGGTGCTGGGCCTAGGTGGGTTTATCTTCTACAACACCAACGTGCTGAACAAGTACAAAACCGCTGCCGATGTAACCGAGCAGCGTGCTGAGTACGAACGACGTTATGCCCGGTACGCCGATGTGCTGCAGCCGCAAGTAGCTGGTGCCAAGCTGCGTGTGGAGCTGTACCCCGAGCGGCAGGAAGTAACGATTCAGGGTACCTACCGCCTCGTCAACCGCAGCACGTTGGCTCTTGACACCATTCACTTAGCCCCCGCCCTAGGTGCCGAAACCAGCGCCGTGTCGTTTGGTAGGCCTGCCAAGCAAGTGCTGAACGATGATGAGCACGGCCACCGCATTTACACCCTTCAGCAACCGCTGCAGCCCGGCGACTCCCTGCGGCTGAGCTTTCGGGTTGATGGCAAGCCCAAGGGTTTCACCAACAACGGCAGCACAGCTTTGGTAGAGGCCAACGGTACCTACCTGATGAGCCAGGATGTGCTGCCCGCCATTGGCTATCAGCCCCTGCGCGAACTGCGCGAGGCCAGCGCCCGCAAGCAATACGGGCTCAGCGTGCGCCCCGAAATTCCGTCGCTCTACGATGTGGCCGCCCGCCAGAAATCAACGCGCGGCGACTGGATGACTTTTGACGCGGTAGTTGGCACCGCTGCCGAGCAAGTGGCTGTGGCCCCCGGCACGCTGCGCCGCACCTGGGCGGAAGGCGGGCGCCGCTACTTCCATTTCGTTACCGATGCGCCCACTCAAAACCAGGCGGCGTTCTTCTCGGCCAACTACGCGGTGCGCAACGTGCAGTGGCACAACCCCAAGCTGGCCAACAGCAAACCCGTCGCCATCAGCCTCTACTACTTTCCGGGGCACACGGCCAACGTGGAGCGCATGTTGCGTAGCGTGCGGGCTTCGCTTGATTACTACACCGAGCAGTTCGGCCCCTACTCGTATGGCCACCTCACCATCATCGAGCGGGCCGGCACCGAGGGCGAGCTGAACGCCGAAGCCAGCACCATCGACTACGGCGAGCAGTTTGCCCTGATGAACCCCGACGACAGCCCGCGCGGCTTCGATCTGCCGTACTACGTGCTGGCCCACGAGGTAGCGCACCAGTTTGGCCTGGGCTTCGCAAGCGTTGAAGGTGCGCCTTTCCTGGCCGAGGGCCTGGCGGTGTACTCGGGCATGCAGGTGCTCGAAAAGAACTACGGCTACGGCCACCTGCGCCGCTACCTCAGCTTTTTGCGCCAGTCGTACGAGGTGCCACGCTCCCGCGCCATGGTGCCTTTGCTGCGGGCCAACAATGCCTTTATGGGCTACCGCAAAGGCCCGCTGGCGCTGTACGCGCTCAGCAAATACATCGGCAAAGAGCAGGTGAACACTGCGCTTCGGGAGCTGAAACGGAAGCACAGCTCGAAGCAGCCACCGCTGCCCACCACCCTCGATTTGTACCGCGAGATAAAGGCCGTTACGCCCGATTCGCTCCACTACTTGCTGCACGACCTGTTCGAGGCCAACACTTACTGGGAGCTGAAAACCGAGCAGGCCGCCGCGGTGCAAACCAAAACCGGCAACTGGCAGGTAACGCTAGATGTGCAGGCGCACAAAGTAGTAATCGACAGCACCGGCGCCCGGCACGAGCAACCCATGAATGATTGGGTGGAAATAGGGGTAATTGCCCCGCGCGGGAAGGATGAGGACTATGGCAAGCCGCTGTACCTGCAAAAGCACCGCGTCCGCTCCGGCCACCAGACGATTCAGGTAACCGTGCCCAGCAAACCCGCCCGCGCCGGCATCGATCCGTACCTGTTACTCGTGGATTTGGATGGCGACAACAACGTGGAGGATGTTAAGACAGCTTCTTCGGTTATGGCCCGGCAAACAGGCAACAAGTAG
- a CDS encoding recombinase family protein, translating into MNRLGRNSAHIMQAVADLHARQVRFAPPHVGTNTAKPAGCGHLRCAGRARPRKHP; encoded by the coding sequence GTGAACCGGCTAGGCCGCAACAGCGCCCACATCATGCAGGCGGTGGCCGACCTGCACGCCCGGCAGGTGCGTTTCGCACCCCCACACGTGGGCACCAACACGGCCAAGCCCGCCGGGTGCGGGCATCTTCGCTGCGCTGGCCGAGCACGGCCGCGAAAACATCCGTAA